CCCTGATCGAAAAACTGGAACTTTCGCAGTTGATGTCCTCATTTCTGCTTTTTGTGTTTGACAAGGGGCGGATCAATTTTCTTGTCAGTATCAATGATTTCTACCAGAAGCTTGCCGACGAACTCAAGGGGATTGCGCGCGCCAGCTTGGTCTCGGCCACGGAGCTTTCATCCGAAACCGTAGAAAAGATTCGCGACGCCCTGTCTAAAAAAACCGGGCGAAATATCATTCTGGAGGTGGAACAGGACCCCGACCTGATTGGGGGGATTATCACCAGGATCGGCGATCTTGTTCTGGATGGTAGTGTCAGAACTCAATTACTCAACATGAGGGAATCTTTAAAGAGGGGTGAGAGTGTCTAATGGAACTAAGAGCTGAAGAGATAAGCCAGATCATCAAAGAGCAGATTACGGATTACGACAAGAAGGTCGAGCTTAGCGAAACCGGTATCGTCTTGTCGGTGGGTGACGGCATTGCCCGTGTCTACGGCCTCGAGAAGGTCATGGCCATGGAACTGGTAGAGTTCACGGGCGGCATTCTCGGGCTGGTCCTCAACCTCGAAGAGGACAATGTCGGCGTGGCCGTCATGGGTGAAGACTTCAACATCAAGGAGGGGGATCTGGTCAAGCGCACCGGCCGGATCGCTCAGGTACCGGTCGGCGAAGCGGTCCTCGGCCGGGTGTTATCCGCCGTGGGCGAACCGATAGACG
The sequence above is a segment of the Desulfobacteraceae bacterium genome. Coding sequences within it:
- a CDS encoding F0F1 ATP synthase subunit delta, coding for MRNLAIARRYAKALLLIGKDDGQAETYKKELAAVAGLITQHEALGRTLSNPLYDAAGRKEVLKSLIEKLELSQLMSSFLLFVFDKGRINFLVSINDFYQKLADELKGIARASLVSATELSSETVEKIRDALSKKTGRNIILEVEQDPDLIGGIITRIGDLVLDGSVRTQLLNMRESLKRGESV